The following DNA comes from Brassica oleracea var. oleracea cultivar TO1000 chromosome C5, BOL, whole genome shotgun sequence.
NNNNNNNNNNNNNNNNNNNNNNNNNNNNNNNNNNNNNNNNNNNNNNNNNNNNNNNNNNNNNNNNNNNNNNNNNNNNNNNNNNNNNNNNNNNNNNNNNNNNNNNNNNNNNNNNNNNNNNNNNNNNNNNNNNNNNNNNNNNNNNNNNNNNNNNNNNNNNNNNNNNNNNNNNNNNNNNNNNNNNNNNNNNNNNNNNNNNNNNNNNNNNNNNNNNNNNNNNNNNNNNNNNNNNNNNNNNNNNNNNNNNNNNNNNNNNNNNNNNNNNNNNNNNNNNNNNNNNNNNNNNNNNNNGGTTGAGAAGCCTTAGGCTTTGGTCTGACGGGACGTGTTAGTGGGCGGATTGGCCTAGTTACAAATTTCACTTTTTGTGACCTTGGCTGGATTGCCCGTTAACCCGTCTTGTAGCGTTTCTGAACCTTGGTAGACGGTCTGGCCGTCGGTCATGTTCTTGTTTGATTGTTGGCCCGTGGTTCGACCTATGCCTAGAACGGTTTAGGGGCGTTACAGAGGTGGCATCAGAGCATGGTTTCGTCCATGCGTGACACAAGTGCTTTTTAACGATTTTATCGAGTCAAAAGAGTCACAAAAAGATGTTTAGGAAACCAGCCGCTTCCCGTAGTAGGTTTAATAGGAATAGGACTTACCCTTTTGATTGTGTGCAGATGGGTAATCCCGGGATAGGTGATGATGGAAGAGGTCGGATATGGGGAGAGGGTATGGATTGGACAGGCAGAGGATTGGGCTACAGATCTGATCAGGATGATGGAAATGGCGTTAGTGAGATGTTTGGACATGATAGGAGCCATCTACAGAGAACAAGATCTTTTCCTGTTTACGGTAACATGACTAGAGTGAGAGAAGACAGTATGGCCAACATTATTCCAAGTCGTATTTGGCACCGGAGACATCAACATGATCAATCCGTTCAATCAAACCTAAGTCCAGATCAGAACCGTGCCACTGAAGGACCACAAGATCAAGGAGCGGAAAATACCCTGAAGCTTTTGCATGGCGTGATGACCGGGGCACTTGGTAACCAAGGCAGGCGTACTCATACCCCAGAAGTTTCCAAGCTATTATCTACCATGAAGAATATCGGATCCTACAAGTTCAAAGGAGGATCAGATCCTATTGAAGCCGACAAGTAGATTACTATGATGGAGAAGAATTTTGAAGCCATGGAGTGCCCGGAGAAATACAAGAAGAAGATCGCTGTGTACTATTTGGAAGGAGACGCAACAGGATGGTGGGACAGGATAGACAGGCAGCGTGGACATACTATTACATCGTGTCCATCTTTCAAGAGGGAGTTTGAGAGGAAATACTTTCCTCCAGAAGCGAAGCATCGGTTGGAGCGCCAGTTCATGAACCTTGTTCAAGGAGATATACCCGTTAGGAGTTATGAGTCGGAGTTTACAAGGTTGAGGCGAAACATTTTTGATGGGCGCGAAGATGAAGCAACTATGATCCGTAACTTTATGTACGGATTGAAGCCGAAGCTTGGAAGTCGTTTAGCTGGAAGCAACTTTAGCAGTTTATCGGATCTGGTGGAAAAAGCTGTTAATGTTGAAACTGTATTGGAGGCTGAAAGGAAGACCATACCGCATTCTGGTGGACACACCAAGTTTAGCCAAGGAGAAAGACCGAGTTTAAGCAAGGGTCCAAAGTCTAACAAAGGCAAAGGGCGAAGATTCGGAGGCCAAACCAATTATCGCAGTAACACTAGAGTGTGTTACATATGTGATCAACCGGGACACATTTCGAAGTTTTGTCCCAGCAGACAACGGAGTAACCAGCAAGGTTATTCATCGCTGAGGATGGAAGATGTCACTTGTTTCTTATGTGGAAGGAAGGGCCATTATGCATCGTCATGTCCAAACAAGCCAATCCTTGCGACCCCTCTCGCGATCCGAGCTCTTCCTAGCCGTCCAGCAATTGAGCCGGCACCAAAGAAGCAAAACCTATGAGGTAGGATTTATGTCTTAGGTGTAGAAAACCCAGACAATGCAGGACCTTCAAGCGGTCCCATCACAGGTATTGTGGGTGCTTAACCTCCTATTTTTATTGAACCTAATTTAGTTGTTGGAATCTAGTTAGTCTGCTGGTTAAGTATAGACTGCTTGATCGCTAGGTTGCGCGTTTAGAAATTTTGGATGATGATTGATGGTTGTGGGAATTTTAATTAGTATTTTGTGATTGAGATATTGTTGATTGAGTTACTGTAGCAGGAACCATACATGTTGCTGGTAAACCCACACATGTATTGTTCGACTTGGGGGCAACACATAGCTTTGTGACCCCTGAAGTAGCTGGGGATTGTTTTGTGGTTGACAGGGTAAACGTGGCCGTCTTGACCCCCACAGACCGAACCCTTCAAGCAGATCAGTGTATCAAGAATGTTCCATTGGTCATTCAAGGCAAAGAGTTTGTGGCAGATCTGTTAGTCGTGCCTTTGGAAGGTACAAGGTAATCTTGGAATGGATTGGTTATCGAGCTACGGAGTTCAGATTCAGTGTGGAAAGGGAAGGTTGTTGATTGGCAGAGGTAAACGACCAGAGATGGTATACTATGGAATCAATCCTAGTATGACTGTGTCTTTGGTAGCAGCAATGAGAGTACAAGATTTGTTTCAAGAAGGGGAAGTGTATTTGGTAACTTTATCGGTTAGTGGAGGAGCCACTAATGATGAAGTTAAGGTCGAAGACATAGAAGTAGTCCAAGAGTTTGGGGATATCCTTGTACCACTAAAGGAATTACCTCCACCTCGAAGTAATCCCTTTACGATCAAT
Coding sequences within:
- the LOC106344308 gene encoding uncharacterized protein LOC106344308, encoding MEKNFEAMECPEKYKKKIAVYYLEGDATGWWDRIDRQRGHTITSCPSFKREFERKYFPPEAKHRLERQFMNLVQGDIPVRSYESEFTRLRRNIFDGREDEATMIRNFMYGLKPKLGSRLAGSNFSSLSDLVEKAVNVETVLEAERKTIPHSGGHTKFSQGERPSLSKGPKSNKGKGRRFGGQTNYRSNTRVCYICDQPGHISKFCPSRQRSNQQGYSSLRMEDVTCFLCGRKGHYASSCPNKPILATPLAIRALPSRPAIEPAPKKQNL